A stretch of DNA from Campylobacter concisus:
GGTTGAATTTGAAAGCGGCGAAAAGGGTATGGCTCTTAACCTTGAAGAGAGCAGTGTTGGTATAGTTATCCTTGGAAAAACTAGCGGCATCACAGAAGGAAGCTCTGTAAAAAGACTTAAAAAACTTCTACGCGTTCCAGTTGGCGACGCATTGATCGGCCGTGTTGTAAATTCACTCGGTGAGCCAATCGACGCAAAAGGACCAATCGAAGCTACTGAATCTCGCTTTGTTGAAGAAAAAGCAAAAGGTATCATGGCTAGAAAGAGCGTTCATGAGCCACTTCAAACAGGTATCAAAGCGATAGACGCACTTGTGCCAATCGGCAGAGGACAAAGAGAGCTAATCATCGGCGACCGCCAAACTGGTAAAACAACAGTTGCGATAGATACTATCATCAACCAAAAAGGTCAAGATGTCATTTGTATCTATGTAGCTATCGGTCAAAAACAATCAACCGTTGCTCAAGTCGTTAAAAAACTTGAAGAGTACGGCGCTATGGACTATACGATAGTTGTAAATGCTGGTGCTAGTGATGCAGCTGCACTTCAATATCTTGCTCCATATGCTGGCGTAACAATGGGTGAATACTTTAGAGATAACTCTCGCCACGCGTTAATCATCTATGATGACTTGTCAAAACACGCGGTCGCTTATCGTGAGATGTCTTTGATCCTAAGAAGACCACCAGGCCGTGAAGCTTACCCAGGCGACGTTTTCTACCTTCACTCAAGACTTCTAGAAAGAGCAAGCAAGCTAAATGACGCACTAGGTGCGGGATCTTTAACAGCTCTACCTATTATCGAGACTCAAGCGGGTGACGTTTCTGCTTATATTCCAACAAACGTTATTTCTATTACAGATGGTCAAATTTTCCTTGAAAGTGACTTATTTAACTCAGGTATCCGCCCAGCGATCAACGTTGGTCTTTCTGTTTCTCGTGTCGGTGGTGCGGCTCAGATCAAAGCTATCAAACAAGTTTCTGGTACACTAAGACTAGACCTTGCTCAGTACCGCGAGCTACAAGCATTTGCTCAGTTTGCAAGTGACCTTGACGAGAGCTCTAGAAAGCAACTAGAGCGTGGTCAAAAGATGGTTGAAGTACTAAAACAACCTCCGTACTCTCCGCTCCCAGTTGAGAATCAAGTAGTTATAATATTTGCTGGTGCTAAGGGTTATTTGGATGACGTTGCAACTGCAAATGTAACAAAATTTGAAGCTGAGCTATATCCATATATCGAGGCAAAATACCCTGAAATTTTCGAGCAAATCAGAACTAAAAAGGTTCTTGATAAAGAAGTAGAAGAAATTTTACATAAAGCGTTGAAAGATTTTAAAGCGACTTTTGCCGCTAACTAGGGCTAAGATATGTCAAATTTAAAAGATATAAAACGAAAGATCAAGAGCGTCCAGAATACTCAAAAGACGACGCGTGCAATGAAGCTTGTCTCAACAGCAAAGCTTCGCAAAGCTGAAGAGGCTGCACGCTACTCTAGAGTTTACGCACTTAAGATCAATGAGGTTTTATCAGAGATAGCTTATAAGATCAATCAATACGCTTCAGTTATGACTGAGAGTAAATTCTTTAATACAACGAAAAGTGTAGAGAAGGTTGATATTATATTTGTGACGGCTGATAAAGGACTTTGCGGTGGCTTTAACGTCCAGACTATAAAGACGGTTAGGCGTATGATCGATGAGCTAAAAGCCAAAAAGATCAAAGTTAGACTAAGAGCTGTTGGCAAAAAAGGCATAGAATTTTTCAATTTCCAAGGCGTTGAACTACTCGAGACTTATGTCGGAGCTAGCTCTTCTCCTACATATGAAAAAGCTCAAAAGATCATAAAAGACGCTATTGATGATTTTACAAACGGCATAACTGATAAAGTCGTGCTAATACACAATGGCTATAAAAATATGATTTCTCAAGAGATTAGAGTAAATGATATTGTGCCTATTGAGCCGTCTAAGATAGTTGCGGTTGAGACAAATTCTTTGATGGAATTTGAGCCAGAAGACAACTATACTAAGATTATGGACGAGTTGCTTAATAAGTATTTTGAGTATAGTATGTATTATGCCTTAGTTGACTCTTTGGCGGCTGAGCACAGCGCTAGAATGCAAGCTATGGATAATGCAACAAACAATGCTAAACAACGCGTAAAACAGTTAAATCTTGCTTACAATAAAGCAAGACAAGAGTCTATTACCACTGAGCTTATCGAGATTATCAGTGGTGTTGAATCAATGAAATAAAAGGAGTATGAATGAAGGGTGTTATTAGTCAAGTTATGGGCCCTGTGGTCGATGTTGACTTTAATGACTACTTGCCGAAGATCAATGAAGCTATCGAAGTTTTCTTTGAGGTTGAGGGCAAGAAACATAAACTAATATTAGAAGTTGCTGCTCACCTAGGTGATAATAGAGTTAGAACTATCGCTATGGATATGAGTGAGGGTCTGACTCGTGGCTTAGAGGCTAAAGCGCTTGGTGCACCTATAAGCGTGCCGGTTGGCGAAAAAGTTTTGGGTAGAATTTTTAACGTAGTTGGCGATTTGATCGACGAGGGTGAGGGTATAAATTTCGATAAGCACTGGTCTATCCACCGCGATCCTCCTCCATTTGAAGAGCAAAGTACAAAGAGTGAAATTTTTGAAACTGGTATCAAGGTGGTTGATCTTCTTGCTCCTTATGCAAAGGGTGGTAAAGTTGGTCTATTTGGTGGTGCTGGTGTTGGTAAAACGGTTATTATTATGGAGCTTATCCACAACGTTGCGTTTAAACACAGCGGTTACTCTGTATTTGCAGGCGTTGGTGAGAGAACTCGTGAAGGAAATGACCTTTATCACGAAATGAAAGAAAGTAACGTTTTGGATAAAGTTGCCTTGTGCTATGGCCAAATGAACGAGCCACCAGGAGCAAGAAACCGTATCGCGCTAACTGGTCTTACAATGGCTGAGTACTTCCGTGATGAGATGGGACTTGATGTTTTGATGTTTATCGATAATATCTTCCGTTTCTCTCAATCAGGTGCAGAGATGTCAGCTCTACTTGGACGTATTCCATCAGCTGTTGGTTACCAGCCAACTCTTGCAAGTGAGATGGGTAAATTCCAAGAGAGAATCACGTCAACTAAAAAAGGCTCAATTACCTCTGTTCAAGCTGTTTACGTTCCTGCGGACGACCTTACGGACCCAGCTCCTGCTACGGTTTTTGCTCACCTTGATGCTACAACGGTTCTTAATAGATCGATCGCAGAAAAAGGTATCTATCCAGCTGTTGACCCACTTGATTCTACTTCAAGAATGCTTGATCCTCAAATTTTAGGAGCAGATCACTATAAAGTAGCTCGTGGTGTTCAAGCTGTACTTCAAAAGTATAAAGACCTTCAAGATATCATCGCTATCCTTGGTATGGACGAGCTTAGCGAAGAAGATAAGTTAACAGTTGATAGAGCAAGAAAAATCGAGAGATTTTTATCTCAGCCATTCTTTGTTGCTGAAGTATTTACAGGTAGCCCTGGTAAATATGTAAGTCTTGACGAAAATATCGCTGGCTTCAAGGGAATTTTGGAGGGTAAATATGATCATTTACCAGAAGCAGCATTTTATATGGTTGGAAATATAGATGAGGCTTTAGCTAAAGCTGAGAAACTTAAGGCTTAAATTTTAAAAGGAAGCGTAATGGATAAATTACATTTAGAGATCGTAACTCCTCAAGGTCAGATATTTAATGATGACGTGAGCAGTGTAGTGCTTCCAGGTAGCGAGGGTGAGTTTGGTGTTTTACCAAACCATGCCTCATTAATATCTCTTTTAAAAGCAGGTATTATAGATATAGAACATAAAAATAAAAAACATGATGTTGTTGCGATTAACTGGGGTTATGCAAAAATTGACGAAGGCAAGGTAGTAATACTTGCTGACGGTGCGGTTTACGTCTCTGGCGATAGTGAAAGTGAGCTTGCAAATTCATTGGAAGCTGCTAGAAATTTGATAGAGAGCATGAGTAGTGATACAAATGCTTTTGCAGCAACTATATCTAAAATGGAAAATGTAGTGAGAGCAAGATAAGTGGGCGGTATAGATTTATTTTTAAATTACATTCAAAGAAGTAGTTTTATTACAATTATTGTTTTAACTTGGCTGTCAATATATTTTATAGTTAGTTTCACAATTCTTTTTTCAAGAATGGCTGGTATTGGAGCTTGGCAAAAACGTGAGCAAAATGCACTTGAAGCACTGCTTATGGGTGCTAAAAATATTCCAAATGATTCGTCTTTGAGAAAATGTGCAAATGGAAGAATCTCAAGAGAAAAACTAAACGTATGTATAAGTATAGCCGAGAAAAATGCTACAAGTGGACTAACGTGGCTAAGTGTAATAGCATCTACTTCGCCTTTTATCGGTCTTTTTGGAACCGTTGTTTCTATTTTAGAGACATTTTCACAGCTTGGAAATGGTGGAGGTTCATCACTTGGTATTATCGCTCCAGCTATTTCAGAGGCACTTGTTGCAACTGGTTGCGGAATTTTTGTTGCCATCCCAGCATATACATTTAACTTACTCATAAAAAGAAAAGCTTATGAACTAATGAGTGTTATTGAGCGTCAGGCTGATGTAATGATAGCACTTAAAAAAGATGATGAGATACTATAAATGGCCGTTAAATTTACCGATGAGACACCAGAGCTAAATATAACTCCTCTTGTTGACATTATGCTTGTTTTACTAGCCATTTTAATGGTTACTATGCCAACCATAACATATCAAGAGGATATTACTCTTCCGGATGGTTCAAAGGCAAAAACTTCAACATCTAAGCAAAAAGACCTTATAGTATCTATAAATTCGCAGGGACAAGTTAGAGTTGATCAAAGTACTATGAGCCTTGCTGAGTTTCCTGATAATATCGCATTAATGAGTACAAAATACGATAAAGCCTCGCCTATCTATATAAAAGCTGACAAAAATTTAAAATACGATGATGTTATGTTTGTATTAAAGACTTTGAAAGGTGCTGGTTTTAATAAAGTAGCTTTAGAGACAAACGGTTAAGATGTCAAATAAAGTTAAATTTCCAACGCTTAGTTCGTTTCTTGTAGCGTTTTGTATTTACGTTACTATTATACTTATTGTATTTATAAAGCTTACATTTTTTGTAGAACCTCCTAAGAAATACACCGATGATAAAGATGCTATTATGGATGTGGTTATGGTTGATAGGGAGATTGATCAAACCATTAAAGCTCCAAAACAAGCAGATGAAGTAGTTAAAGAGACAAAGCCTAAACCTAAAAAGGAGTCAGAGGAAGATAAGCAAGAGACTACAAATAAGCCTGTTGTACCAGATGAACCATTGCCAACTCCAAGCTTACCAACTCCTCCAAAAGAGGAACCAAAACCTGAACCTAAAAAATCAGAGCCAAAGCCTGAAATTTCAAAGCCAAGTGAAGAATCCAAAGAAGATGTTAAGCCAGAGTCAAAACCTGAGCCTAAGCCTACACCAAAGCCAGTTGAAAAGCCAAAACCAAAAGAACCAAATATAAAAGATCTCTTTAGTGACATAGACCCTACAAAACTTAAAAAAGATGATGGTATAAAAAAGACCGAAAATAAAGTGCAAAGTCGTAAAAAAAGCGAAGCTTCTAGTTCAAAAGCTGCAAAAGAAGCTAGTGATATAATAAAGAGTTTAAAGATAGATCAAAATCCAACTGCTCCAAAATCACAATCCACCGGTACTTACGATCCACTAATGGGTGCTATAACAAAACAAATTCAAAGAAGATGGCAAAGCTATAAGGCTGATTCTGCAAATTTAGCTAAAGTTAAAGTTATGATAGATCAGAGTGGAAATTTTAGCTATGAAATTTTAGAGCTATCATATAATGAAGAATTTAACGCAAAAGTAAGAGAGTGCTTAGAAAAACTTACAACGGAGAAATTTCCATTCAATCCAGACAAAAGCACTACTTTTAATTTAAATTTAGAAGATAAAATAAACTAAAATTTATAAAATTATGGAGTAGAGATGAAGAAAATTTTTCTTTTTTTATGTGTTGCTCTAGGGCTTTATGCTGCTGATGCAACCATATCTGTTGTAAATCAAGGTATTGCCTTGCCAAAGATAGCTTTGCAAGATGCAACAACTGCTGTTAGCGATGCGGGGTTTAAAGATAAATTCTTTAAAATCATGCTAGGAGATCTAAAGGTTAGTTCCGATTTTGAAGTAATCGAAGATCATGTGCCTTCTACCTATGAAGGAGATGCGACTACTAATACAATGAGTGATAAAGGCGTCGAGCTTATCTTTAGATATGCTCTTGAAGGCTCTATGGGCTCACCTCTTACTTTGAGAGTAAAACTGATAAACGCTAAAACAGCAACTACAAGATATGAGAAGGTTTATACTATGCCAGACGGCGCAAAGTATCCGTTTTTGGCGCATAAAAGTATAGTTGAGCTTACTAATGAGCTAAATTTACCACCAGTTGGCTGGATGGAAAAATTTATTATTCTTTCAAAATATACTTCAGCTCGTCAAAGCTCTATTATAGTTGCTGATTATACACTTACATATCAAAAGACTATAGTAAGTGGCGGGCTAAATATTTTCCCAAAATGGGCAGGCGCCGATCAGAGTAAATTTTACTATACATCTTATGTAAACAATAAGCCAACTTTATTTAGATATGATCTAAATTCTGGTACAAAAACAAAGATAATTGATAGCATTGGCATGCTTATAGCCTCAGATGTTAGTAAAGATGGAAGTAAAATTCTATTAACCATGGCACCAAAAGATCAACCAGATATTTTTATCTATAATACAAATAGTAAAAATTTGACGCAGATTACTAATTATCCAGGTATAGATGTAAATGGAAATTTTGTAGATAATGATAGTAAGATAGTTTTTGTATCAGATAGGCTTGGTTATCCTAACGTTTTTGCAACTCCTGCGATTTCTGGCGGAAGCGTTGAACAAATGGTATTTCATGGTAAGAATAATAACTCTGTAAGCACATTTGAAAATTATGTTGTTTATTCAAGTAGGGAAGCAAGTGGTAGTTTTAATATATATCTAATTTCAACTCAAACAGATTTTATACGCCAGCTTACAGCAAATGGCAAAAATAATTATCCAAGATTCTCAAGCGATGGGCAAAGTGTCGTCTTTATAAAAGAGCTTGGCGGTCAAAGTTCACTAGGGGTTGTTAGGTTAAATGAAAACAGAAGTTTTCAGTTTCCTTTAAAAGTAGGAAAAATTCAGTCTATAGATTGGTAAGATTCTGATAAAATTTAAAATTTTTGTGATATAATTCAATCAAATTTCTAAAAAAAGGATAAGGAATGAAAAAAGTAGTTCTAGCAAGTGTTGCAGTTGCAACTTTATTGTTGAGTGGTTGTAGCTCAAAAAACCCTGAAGTTGATATGAATTCAAATTCAAATCAATCTGCAGACAATTCAGGTAGCATGAGTGATGCTGATAGATTAGCAGCTCTTATTGCTAATATCGAGAGTCAAGTTAAAAGTGTATATTTTGACTTTGATAAATTTAATATCAAAGCTGATCAACAAGGTGTTGTTAGCTCAAATGCATCAGTATTCAACCAAGCTGACGCTCAAGCTCTTTCTATAAAAGTAGAAGGTAACTGCGATGAGTGGGGTACAGATGAGTATAACTATGCTCTTGGTTTAAAACGTGCTAAAAGCGCTAAAGATGCTCTTGTAAGAAATGGCGTTAGTGCTGATAGAATCGCTGTAGTTAGCTTTGGTGAAAGCAATCCAGTTTGTACAGACAAAACAAAAGCTTGCGACGCTCAAAATAGACGTGCAGATTTCAAAGTACTTCCGTAATTTATAATTAAATAATAATGAATAAAAAAATAATTGTAGTGGCTCTGATTGGAGCCACTATCTCCATTACCTTTGGCCAAGAGATTTCAGCTTTTGATGCAGGCAATATGGATAGTGCGAATCCATATGGTCTAACCGACAATGAAAAAGTTACCCTAAATAATAAGCGAAGTGTTCAAAATATTGAAGAGAATATGAATAGTGTTTTAGAACAACTTCAAGGTTTGCAAAGTTTGATTGAGAGTATGAGTGCTAGAATGAATAAGCTTGAGCAAAGAATAAATGATATAGAGACGAAGGTAAATGGTGGCATAAGTGATTCTGGTGTAAGTTTGACATCACTGAAGGCTTATGTTGATGAAACTAGAGATATACAAGACAAAAACTACAAGAATATCACCGCTGCCTTAAATAAATTAGGTGCAATAATGGATAAAAATACTGCTCAACCAAAGCAAAATACAAATCCAAAACAACAAAATAAGCCAACTTCAAATTTTAGTGGAAAAAGCGATAAAGATATTTTAGCTGATGGCATTAAGCTTTTAAATTCTGGCAATAGCACAGAAGCAGCTGAATATTTTGAATACTTAAATAAAAAAGGCTATAAAACTGGTGCTTCAAATTATTATCTAGGCGAAGTTGCTTATAGTCAAAAATCATACAGCACAGCCATACAATACTATAAAAAAAGTATACAAAGTGAAGATAAGGCTGACTACACTCCAAAACTTTTGTATCACACAGCTATAAGCTTTGATAAGATAGGTGACACGCAAAGTGCAAATAGATTTTATAAAGCTTTAAAAGTCGGCTATCCAGATAGTAAAGAAGCCAAAGCCTCTCCTAATAGAAACTAAATTTTAATCTTTTTTAGATATAATCCCACATTAATCAAGAAACCAAATCTAAGGAGATTATTGTGAGTAAAGATCAAGTCATAACTATGTTTTACGAACTAAAAGATGCTAATACTGGTGAAATTTTAGAGTCAAACATGCAAGAAGGTGGCCAAATTTCGTTTATAACAGGGCATGGCCATATTATAGAAAAGCTTGAAGAAGAAGTAAGCAAATTAAAATCAGGCGAAAGAGCAACTATAAGCGTAAAGGCAGCAGAGGGTTGTGGTGAATATAATAATGAAGCCATTCAGTCGTTACCAAAAGAGCAATTTGCTGGTATAGATTTGCATGAAGGAATGGAACTTTTTGGTCAAAATGAGGATGGCTCAAGCGTTCGTGTTATTGTTAAAGAGATCAAAGATGACGAAGTAACAGTTGATTTTAATCACCCATATGCTGGTAAAGATTTGCTATTTAATGTTGAAGTTTTAGAAGTTAAAGATGCGACAGAAGATGAAAAAGCAACAGGTATGGTAGCTGGGGCTCATACTTGCGGTTGTGGTGGTCATGAGCATGAGCATGAGTGCTGCGGGGGTCATGGACACGGGCATGGACACGGACACGAGGATGGCGGTTGCGGTTGCGGTGGACACGGACATCACCATCACTAAGAAGCTAAAATGAAAAAATTTGCTTTTGTTTTTGCGGGCCAAGGCTCGCAAAGTATTGGTATGGGAAAAGACTTTTATGAAAATTTTTCTACTACTAAGTTACTTTTAAATGATGCTTGTAATGACACTGGCATTGATTACAAAGAGCTTTTATTTACACAAAACGATAAGTTAGATAAAACAGAATTTACTCAGCCAGCTATCGTTTTAAACTCGCTAATGACTTATTTAGCTTTTTCAAATTTTATTAAAGAAAAACCAGAATTTAGTCTTGGACACTCACTTGGAGAATTTACCGCTCTTGCAGTTAGTGGAGCATTTAATTTTATTGATGCGATTAGGCTTGTAAATTTACGTGGTAAATTTATGCAAGAAGCTTGTGTTGGTAAAGATGCCGGCATGATGGTAGTTCTTGGACTTAGTGATGAAGTGGTTGAAGAAATTTGTAAAAAAGCAAGAGAAGAAGGCTTACAAATTTATGCTGCAAACTACAACTGCGATGGACAAATCGTTGTCGCTGGTGTAAGAGCTGATCTTGTTAGCTATGAAGCAAAATTTAAAGAAGCTGGCGCAAAAAGAGCAATGCTTTTAAATATGTCGGTAGCAAGCCATTGTCCGATACTTGAACCAGCTAGTGTTAGACTAGCAAGCGAGCTTGAGAGTACTTTGGCTACCAATTTTTCTCCAGTTGTCTCAAATGTAAATGCTAAAATTTATACTGATAAAAGCGAAGCACTAGTCCTACTAAAAGAGCAGCTAATAAAACCAGTTTGCTATAAACAGAGCATTAAAAACTATGAAAATGATGTTGATTGTTTTATCGAGCTTGGTGCTGCGACGTTAAAGGGCATCAATAAAAAAATTACTGAAAAGCCAACTTATAGTATTACTGATATGGCAAGTCTTGAAGAAGTTGTGAAAATTTTGGAGGAGAGATGATAGCGATACTTGGAGCTATGCAAGAGGAGATAACACCGATCCTTGAAATGGTTGGTGAATATAAAACTGTTCAATATGCAAATAATAAATTTTACTTAGCAAACTATAAGGGAAAAGAGCTAGTCATTGCCTATTCAAAGATAGGTAAAGTAAATGCAGCCATAACGGCAACTTTAATGGTAGAAAAATTTAAGGCCTCAAAATTGCTCTTTACTGGCGTAGCTGGCTCACTTGATGAGAGTTTAAAAATAGGTGATATGCTTTATGCTACTAGCTTGGTGCAACAT
This window harbors:
- the atpA gene encoding F0F1 ATP synthase subunit alpha, with the translated sequence MSAKIKADEISTIIKERIENFDLSVDVEETGKVISVADGVANVYGLKNVMAGEMVEFESGEKGMALNLEESSVGIVILGKTSGITEGSSVKRLKKLLRVPVGDALIGRVVNSLGEPIDAKGPIEATESRFVEEKAKGIMARKSVHEPLQTGIKAIDALVPIGRGQRELIIGDRQTGKTTVAIDTIINQKGQDVICIYVAIGQKQSTVAQVVKKLEEYGAMDYTIVVNAGASDAAALQYLAPYAGVTMGEYFRDNSRHALIIYDDLSKHAVAYREMSLILRRPPGREAYPGDVFYLHSRLLERASKLNDALGAGSLTALPIIETQAGDVSAYIPTNVISITDGQIFLESDLFNSGIRPAINVGLSVSRVGGAAQIKAIKQVSGTLRLDLAQYRELQAFAQFASDLDESSRKQLERGQKMVEVLKQPPYSPLPVENQVVIIFAGAKGYLDDVATANVTKFEAELYPYIEAKYPEIFEQIRTKKVLDKEVEEILHKALKDFKATFAAN
- the atpG gene encoding ATP synthase F1 subunit gamma, with the translated sequence MSNLKDIKRKIKSVQNTQKTTRAMKLVSTAKLRKAEEAARYSRVYALKINEVLSEIAYKINQYASVMTESKFFNTTKSVEKVDIIFVTADKGLCGGFNVQTIKTVRRMIDELKAKKIKVRLRAVGKKGIEFFNFQGVELLETYVGASSSPTYEKAQKIIKDAIDDFTNGITDKVVLIHNGYKNMISQEIRVNDIVPIEPSKIVAVETNSLMEFEPEDNYTKIMDELLNKYFEYSMYYALVDSLAAEHSARMQAMDNATNNAKQRVKQLNLAYNKARQESITTELIEIISGVESMK
- the atpD gene encoding F0F1 ATP synthase subunit beta, whose product is MKGVISQVMGPVVDVDFNDYLPKINEAIEVFFEVEGKKHKLILEVAAHLGDNRVRTIAMDMSEGLTRGLEAKALGAPISVPVGEKVLGRIFNVVGDLIDEGEGINFDKHWSIHRDPPPFEEQSTKSEIFETGIKVVDLLAPYAKGGKVGLFGGAGVGKTVIIMELIHNVAFKHSGYSVFAGVGERTREGNDLYHEMKESNVLDKVALCYGQMNEPPGARNRIALTGLTMAEYFRDEMGLDVLMFIDNIFRFSQSGAEMSALLGRIPSAVGYQPTLASEMGKFQERITSTKKGSITSVQAVYVPADDLTDPAPATVFAHLDATTVLNRSIAEKGIYPAVDPLDSTSRMLDPQILGADHYKVARGVQAVLQKYKDLQDIIAILGMDELSEEDKLTVDRARKIERFLSQPFFVAEVFTGSPGKYVSLDENIAGFKGILEGKYDHLPEAAFYMVGNIDEALAKAEKLKA
- the atpC gene encoding ATP synthase F1 subunit epsilon, with amino-acid sequence MDKLHLEIVTPQGQIFNDDVSSVVLPGSEGEFGVLPNHASLISLLKAGIIDIEHKNKKHDVVAINWGYAKIDEGKVVILADGAVYVSGDSESELANSLEAARNLIESMSSDTNAFAATISKMENVVRAR
- a CDS encoding MotA/TolQ/ExbB proton channel family protein translates to MGGIDLFLNYIQRSSFITIIVLTWLSIYFIVSFTILFSRMAGIGAWQKREQNALEALLMGAKNIPNDSSLRKCANGRISREKLNVCISIAEKNATSGLTWLSVIASTSPFIGLFGTVVSILETFSQLGNGGGSSLGIIAPAISEALVATGCGIFVAIPAYTFNLLIKRKAYELMSVIERQADVMIALKKDDEIL
- a CDS encoding biopolymer transporter ExbD, whose protein sequence is MAVKFTDETPELNITPLVDIMLVLLAILMVTMPTITYQEDITLPDGSKAKTSTSKQKDLIVSINSQGQVRVDQSTMSLAEFPDNIALMSTKYDKASPIYIKADKNLKYDDVMFVLKTLKGAGFNKVALETNG
- a CDS encoding TonB C-terminal domain-containing protein translates to MSNKVKFPTLSSFLVAFCIYVTIILIVFIKLTFFVEPPKKYTDDKDAIMDVVMVDREIDQTIKAPKQADEVVKETKPKPKKESEEDKQETTNKPVVPDEPLPTPSLPTPPKEEPKPEPKKSEPKPEISKPSEESKEDVKPESKPEPKPTPKPVEKPKPKEPNIKDLFSDIDPTKLKKDDGIKKTENKVQSRKKSEASSSKAAKEASDIIKSLKIDQNPTAPKSQSTGTYDPLMGAITKQIQRRWQSYKADSANLAKVKVMIDQSGNFSYEILELSYNEEFNAKVRECLEKLTTEKFPFNPDKSTTFNLNLEDKIN
- the tolB gene encoding Tol-Pal system protein TolB; the protein is MKKIFLFLCVALGLYAADATISVVNQGIALPKIALQDATTAVSDAGFKDKFFKIMLGDLKVSSDFEVIEDHVPSTYEGDATTNTMSDKGVELIFRYALEGSMGSPLTLRVKLINAKTATTRYEKVYTMPDGAKYPFLAHKSIVELTNELNLPPVGWMEKFIILSKYTSARQSSIIVADYTLTYQKTIVSGGLNIFPKWAGADQSKFYYTSYVNNKPTLFRYDLNSGTKTKIIDSIGMLIASDVSKDGSKILLTMAPKDQPDIFIYNTNSKNLTQITNYPGIDVNGNFVDNDSKIVFVSDRLGYPNVFATPAISGGSVEQMVFHGKNNNSVSTFENYVVYSSREASGSFNIYLISTQTDFIRQLTANGKNNYPRFSSDGQSVVFIKELGGQSSLGVVRLNENRSFQFPLKVGKIQSIDW
- a CDS encoding OmpA family protein; this encodes MKKVVLASVAVATLLLSGCSSKNPEVDMNSNSNQSADNSGSMSDADRLAALIANIESQVKSVYFDFDKFNIKADQQGVVSSNASVFNQADAQALSIKVEGNCDEWGTDEYNYALGLKRAKSAKDALVRNGVSADRIAVVSFGESNPVCTDKTKACDAQNRRADFKVLP
- a CDS encoding tetratricopeptide repeat protein is translated as MNKKIIVVALIGATISITFGQEISAFDAGNMDSANPYGLTDNEKVTLNNKRSVQNIEENMNSVLEQLQGLQSLIESMSARMNKLEQRINDIETKVNGGISDSGVSLTSLKAYVDETRDIQDKNYKNITAALNKLGAIMDKNTAQPKQNTNPKQQNKPTSNFSGKSDKDILADGIKLLNSGNSTEAAEYFEYLNKKGYKTGASNYYLGEVAYSQKSYSTAIQYYKKSIQSEDKADYTPKLLYHTAISFDKIGDTQSANRFYKALKVGYPDSKEAKASPNRN
- a CDS encoding FKBP-type peptidyl-prolyl cis-trans isomerase yields the protein MIVSKDQVITMFYELKDANTGEILESNMQEGGQISFITGHGHIIEKLEEEVSKLKSGERATISVKAAEGCGEYNNEAIQSLPKEQFAGIDLHEGMELFGQNEDGSSVRVIVKEIKDDEVTVDFNHPYAGKDLLFNVEVLEVKDATEDEKATGMVAGAHTCGCGGHEHEHECCGGHGHGHGHGHEDGGCGCGGHGHHHH
- the fabD gene encoding ACP S-malonyltransferase, with protein sequence MKKFAFVFAGQGSQSIGMGKDFYENFSTTKLLLNDACNDTGIDYKELLFTQNDKLDKTEFTQPAIVLNSLMTYLAFSNFIKEKPEFSLGHSLGEFTALAVSGAFNFIDAIRLVNLRGKFMQEACVGKDAGMMVVLGLSDEVVEEICKKAREEGLQIYAANYNCDGQIVVAGVRADLVSYEAKFKEAGAKRAMLLNMSVASHCPILEPASVRLASELESTLATNFSPVVSNVNAKIYTDKSEALVLLKEQLIKPVCYKQSIKNYENDVDCFIELGAATLKGINKKITEKPTYSITDMASLEEVVKILEER